One Schistocerca nitens isolate TAMUIC-IGC-003100 chromosome 1, iqSchNite1.1, whole genome shotgun sequence DNA segment encodes these proteins:
- the LOC126198495 gene encoding ras-related protein Rab-1A, whose protein sequence is MSTMNPEYDYLFKLLLIGDSGVGKSCLLLRFADDTYTESYISTIGVDFKIRTIDLDGKTIKLQIWDTAGQERFRTITSSYYRGAHGIIVVYDCTDQESFNNVKQWLEEIDRYACDNVNKLLVGNKSDLHAKKVVDYTTAKEYADQLGIPFLETSAKNATNVEQAFMTMAAEIKNRVGPPSSAADTANKVKIDQGRPIETAKSGCC, encoded by the exons ATGTCCACGATGAACCCCGAATA TGACTACCTTTTCAAGCTTCTGCTCATTGGTGATTCTGGTGTTGGCAAATCTTGTCTTCTGCTGAGATTTGCG GATGATACGTACACGGAAAGCTATATTAGCACTATAGGTGTAGATTTT AAAATAAGAACAATTGATCTGGATGGGAAGACTATAAAACTACAAATT TGGGATACTGCTGGTCAAGAGAGGTTTCGCACAATTACGTCAAGTTATTATCGAGGTGCTCATGGAATTATTGTGGTTTATGATTGCACCGACCAAGAGTCATTCAATAACGTTAAACAATGGCTGGAAGAAATTGATCGCTATGCTTGTGACAATGTAAATAAATTACTTGTAGGAAACAAAAGTGACTTGCATGCCAAAAAGGTTGTTGATTATACTACTGCTAAG GAATATGCAGATCAGCTAGGAATTCCATTCCTTGAAACTTCTGCGAAGAATGCTACGAATGTTGAGCAAGCATTCATGACCATGGCAGCAGAAATAAAGAACCGTGTAGGACCTCCATCATCAGCTGCTGACACGGCCAATAAAGTTAAAATTGACCAGGGTCGTCCAATTGAAACGGCAAAGTCTGGATGTTGCTGA